In Asanoa sp. WMMD1127, one genomic interval encodes:
- a CDS encoding glutamine amidotransferase, which produces MSTEALRIVWIYPDLLSTYGDRGNMLILAHRAQARRIPVETIEVRSDQRMPDSADLYLIGGGEDGPQALAAQRLNADGGLHRAVARGSVVFAVCAGYQLLGTSFFAKGASYPGLSLMDLQSDRGPTRAVGELHGVIDPRLGLPPLSGFENHGGRTHLGPGVSPLAQVTTGVGNDGASEGAWRGNLLGTYSHGPALSRNPAMADLLLRWATGAAYLPPLDDAWADRLRHERQAAVAP; this is translated from the coding sequence GTGTCAACTGAAGCCCTGCGCATCGTCTGGATCTACCCCGACCTGCTGTCGACGTACGGCGACCGGGGCAACATGCTGATCCTCGCCCACCGCGCGCAGGCCCGCCGCATCCCCGTCGAGACCATCGAGGTCCGCTCCGACCAGCGGATGCCAGACTCCGCCGACCTCTACCTGATCGGCGGCGGCGAGGACGGCCCGCAGGCCCTGGCGGCCCAGCGCCTCAACGCCGACGGCGGCCTGCACCGCGCGGTCGCCCGGGGCTCGGTGGTGTTCGCGGTCTGCGCCGGCTACCAGCTGCTCGGCACGTCGTTCTTCGCCAAGGGCGCCTCGTACCCCGGGCTGTCGCTGATGGACCTGCAGTCCGACCGCGGCCCGACCCGCGCGGTCGGCGAGCTGCACGGCGTGATCGACCCGCGGCTCGGGCTGCCGCCGCTGTCGGGCTTCGAAAACCACGGCGGCCGCACCCACCTCGGCCCCGGCGTCTCGCCGCTGGCCCAGGTGACCACCGGCGTCGGCAACGACGGCGCCAGCGAGGGGGCGTGGCGGGGCAACCTGCTCGGCACCTACTCCCACGGGCCGGCCCTGTCGCGCAACCCGGCCATGGCCGATCTGCTGCTGCGCTGGGCGACCGGCGCGGCCTACCTGCCGCCGCTCGACGACGCCTGGGCCGACCGCCTGCGCCACGAGCGCCAGGCCGCCGTCGCGCCGTGA
- the leuS gene encoding leucine--tRNA ligase: MSEAAERPDQDVPPFRYTAALAGDVERKWQDYWEARGTFRAPNPVGELADPEHPRAGAPKMYVHDMFPYPSGDGLHVGHPLGYIGTDVFTRYKRMTGFNVLHPMGFDAFGLPAEQYAVQTGTHPRITTERNMVRFWAQLRRLGMGYDERRRIATSEPEFFRWTQWIFLQIFNSWYDTAAGKARPIEDLIAEYAAGTRPTPGDKPWAELSGVERRALLDEHRLAYVSEAPVNWCPGLGTVLANEEVTPDGRSERGNYPVFKRRLKQWMMRITAYADRLVDDLDVLDWPEPVKLMQRNWIGRSTGAHVDFPFETAAGAEGEITVFTTRPDTLFGATYMVVAPEHPIVDTLTAAHWPEGTHDAWTGGHETPVVAVAEYRRAAARKTEVERAAEARDKTGVFTGTYAVNPVNGARVPVFIADYVLAGYGTGAIMAVPGQDERDWEFAEVFELPIIRTVRPADGFDGKAYTGDGPAINSAAPDRGLVLDGLGVTEAKATMIAWLEAHGAGQGATTYRLRDWLFSRQRYWGEPFPIVYDETGMPVALPDSMLPVSLPEVDDFAPRTFDPDDADSNPETPLSRAREWVDVELDLGDGPKRYVRDTNTMPNWAGSCWYSLRYLDPHNDKQAVDPENEAYWMGPRHDGDPGGVDLYVGGVEHAVLHLLYARFWHKVLFDLGHVSSFEPYRRLFNQGYIQAYAFRDERGMVVPAEEVEERDGRWFWEGDEVRREYGKMGKSLKNVVTPDEMCEAYGADTFRVYEMAMGPLDVSRPWETRAVIGAQRFLQRVWRLVVDEETGVTRVSEAPADEATRRVLHRIIDGVRGDLDELRFNTGVAKLIELTNALTALGGPPPREAVEPLVLMTAPFAPHVAEELWQRLGHTSSLAYVDFPVADPSLLVAEEVTYPVQVNGKVRGRVSVAADAGEDSVREAALSSVAEALNGKAPKKVIVVKGRMVSVVV; encoded by the coding sequence ATGAGCGAGGCAGCCGAGCGTCCCGACCAGGACGTTCCCCCGTTCCGATACACGGCCGCGCTGGCCGGCGACGTCGAGCGCAAATGGCAGGACTACTGGGAGGCCCGCGGCACCTTCCGCGCGCCCAACCCCGTCGGCGAGCTGGCCGATCCGGAGCACCCCCGCGCCGGCGCCCCGAAGATGTACGTGCACGACATGTTCCCGTACCCGTCCGGCGACGGGCTGCACGTCGGCCACCCGCTGGGCTACATCGGCACCGACGTGTTCACCCGCTACAAGCGGATGACCGGCTTCAACGTGCTGCACCCGATGGGCTTCGACGCGTTCGGCCTGCCCGCTGAGCAGTACGCCGTGCAGACCGGCACCCACCCGCGGATCACCACCGAGCGCAACATGGTCCGGTTCTGGGCGCAGCTGCGCCGGCTGGGCATGGGCTACGACGAGCGCCGGCGGATCGCGACCAGCGAGCCCGAGTTCTTCCGCTGGACCCAGTGGATCTTCCTGCAGATCTTCAACTCGTGGTACGACACCGCCGCCGGCAAGGCGCGCCCGATCGAGGACCTGATCGCCGAGTACGCCGCGGGCACCCGGCCGACGCCCGGTGACAAGCCGTGGGCGGAGCTGTCCGGGGTCGAGCGCCGCGCGCTGCTGGACGAGCACCGGCTGGCGTACGTCTCGGAGGCGCCGGTCAACTGGTGTCCCGGGCTGGGCACCGTGCTGGCCAACGAGGAGGTCACGCCCGACGGCCGCAGCGAGCGCGGCAACTATCCGGTGTTCAAGCGGCGGCTGAAGCAGTGGATGATGCGGATCACCGCGTACGCCGATCGCCTGGTCGACGACCTGGACGTGCTGGACTGGCCGGAGCCGGTCAAGCTGATGCAGCGCAACTGGATCGGCCGCTCCACCGGCGCGCACGTCGACTTCCCGTTCGAGACCGCGGCCGGCGCCGAGGGTGAGATCACCGTCTTCACCACGCGGCCCGACACGCTGTTCGGCGCCACCTACATGGTGGTCGCGCCGGAGCACCCGATCGTCGACACGCTGACCGCGGCGCACTGGCCCGAGGGCACCCACGACGCCTGGACCGGGGGGCACGAGACCCCGGTCGTCGCGGTGGCCGAATACCGCCGGGCGGCCGCCCGCAAGACCGAGGTCGAGCGGGCCGCCGAGGCGCGCGACAAGACCGGCGTCTTCACCGGCACCTACGCGGTCAACCCGGTCAACGGCGCCCGCGTCCCGGTGTTCATCGCCGACTACGTGCTGGCCGGCTACGGCACCGGCGCGATCATGGCGGTGCCCGGCCAGGACGAGCGCGACTGGGAGTTCGCGGAGGTCTTCGAGCTGCCGATCATCCGCACGGTGCGGCCGGCCGACGGCTTCGACGGCAAGGCGTACACCGGGGACGGTCCGGCGATCAACTCCGCCGCGCCCGACCGCGGCCTGGTGCTGGACGGCCTGGGCGTCACCGAGGCCAAGGCGACGATGATCGCCTGGCTGGAGGCGCACGGCGCGGGCCAGGGCGCCACCACCTACCGGCTGCGGGACTGGCTGTTCAGCCGGCAGCGCTACTGGGGCGAGCCGTTCCCGATCGTCTACGACGAGACCGGGATGCCGGTCGCCCTGCCCGACTCGATGCTGCCCGTCTCGCTGCCCGAGGTCGACGACTTCGCGCCGCGCACCTTCGACCCCGACGACGCCGACAGCAACCCGGAGACCCCGCTGTCCCGGGCCCGCGAGTGGGTCGACGTCGAGCTGGACCTGGGCGACGGCCCCAAGCGCTACGTCCGCGACACCAACACGATGCCCAACTGGGCCGGCTCGTGCTGGTACTCGCTGCGCTATCTGGACCCGCACAACGACAAGCAGGCCGTCGACCCGGAGAACGAGGCCTACTGGATGGGCCCGCGGCACGACGGCGACCCGGGCGGCGTCGACCTGTACGTCGGCGGCGTCGAGCACGCCGTCCTGCACCTGCTGTACGCGCGCTTCTGGCACAAGGTCCTGTTCGACCTGGGCCACGTCTCGTCGTTCGAGCCCTACCGCCGCCTGTTCAACCAGGGCTACATCCAGGCGTACGCGTTCCGCGACGAGCGCGGCATGGTGGTGCCCGCCGAGGAGGTGGAGGAGCGCGACGGCCGCTGGTTCTGGGAGGGCGACGAGGTCCGGCGCGAGTACGGCAAGATGGGCAAGTCGCTGAAGAACGTGGTGACGCCCGACGAGATGTGCGAGGCCTACGGGGCCGACACGTTCCGGGTCTACGAGATGGCGATGGGTCCGCTTGACGTGTCCCGTCCGTGGGAGACCCGCGCCGTGATCGGCGCACAGCGGTTCCTGCAGCGGGTCTGGCGCCTGGTGGTCGACGAGGAGACCGGCGTGACCCGGGTCAGCGAGGCGCCGGCCGACGAGGCCACGCGGCGGGTGCTGCACCGCATCATCGACGGGGTCCGCGGCGACCTGGACGAGCTGCGCTTCAACACCGGCGTGGCCAAGCTGATCGAGCTGACCAACGCCCTGACGGCGCTGGGCGGGCCGCCCCCGCGCGAGGCCGTGGAGCCACTGGTGCTGATGACGGCGCCGTTCGCCCCGCACGTGGCCGAGGAGCTGTGGCAGCGGCTGGGACACACCTCGTCGCTGGCCTATGTGGACTTCCCGGTCGCGGACCCGTCGCTGCTGGTGGCGGAGGAGGTCACGTATCCGGTCCAGGTCAACGGCAAGGTCCGTGGGCGGGTGTCCGTGGCGGCCGACGCCGGCGAGGACTCCGTTCGCGAGGCGGCGCTGTCCTCGGTGGCCGAGGCGCTGAACGGCAAGGCGCCCAAGAAGGTCATCGTCGTCAAGGGGCGGATGGTCAGCGTCGTCGTCTGA
- a CDS encoding penicillin-binding transpeptidase domain-containing protein, producing MPPRTPDPRRDPPAARRNPPRGGRPDDDGPAPARSGRGGIFEAQAYTPRGRSVREQARTRTPRATPEAPAEPPTLRVVDGGRADEPRTTTRPPAARTAAPSDRTGGAAGRTGGAAGRAGGAAGRTAGAAARTGTAAGGRPAKATGRGAGTAAGGRTGAAGRGTTGAGRAGSAGGPAKKATRTTTGRTGGPAKGGATAPRPPLRRKPRARPKLADPNRRLRLGAFLALAMFACIGIRLVTLQIMPTPAYADGGIEDRLRSVTLFASRGGIYDRSGVPLTHSVEARYIYADPEMVKNPAEAATKLSPLLGVARSDLEKRMAKRKLPTGVWSNFSWLARGVPIEQAQQVMALNIAGIGIGRDERREIPGADLAANLIGFTGEDMTGLEGLEMRYDDVLRGTNGKHRFEAGNGNLDTPIPGGYNEVVPAKPGSSLTLTIDRDLQYEIQRSLSENIRARKGTVGAAVVLDVKTGEVLAQASQPTYNAADWEGFKATDREDAATSFVVDPGSVHKAIIFGAGLEEGVITPKTVWRIPSTIRKADVTYADTHPANNAKMSMAGALAYSSNVTTIKIADQLGAQKVYDYQLKFGLGKPTGEGMPGEASGRVLPPDEWNGSSPGSIPIGHSVDVTPLQMAAVYAAIANDGAWIQPHLIKETVTGDGRHVAPTAPETRQVLSPKHAAELRTLMEAVTTIPDATGVSGRIKGYRVAGKTGTGKRVVDGQYAPGDVASFIGMAPAEAPRYVVAVFAYTPGGGGGDVAGPAFREMMQYTLQHYRVPPSTKAAPKYTAFP from the coding sequence GTGCCGCCGCGGACGCCGGACCCCCGGCGCGACCCGCCCGCGGCGCGCCGGAACCCGCCACGGGGCGGCCGGCCCGACGACGACGGTCCCGCCCCGGCCCGCAGCGGCCGGGGCGGGATCTTCGAGGCGCAGGCCTACACGCCGCGCGGGCGGTCCGTGCGCGAGCAGGCGCGGACGCGGACGCCCCGGGCCACGCCGGAAGCGCCGGCGGAGCCGCCGACGCTGCGGGTCGTGGACGGTGGCCGGGCCGACGAGCCACGCACCACCACGCGCCCACCGGCGGCCCGGACGGCCGCGCCATCGGACCGGACCGGCGGGGCGGCGGGCCGGACCGGTGGCGCGGCGGGCCGGGCCGGTGGCGCGGCGGGCCGGACCGCCGGTGCGGCCGCCCGGACCGGGACCGCGGCCGGCGGGCGTCCGGCGAAGGCGACGGGCCGTGGCGCCGGCACCGCGGCGGGGGGCCGCACCGGGGCCGCGGGCCGTGGCACGACGGGCGCCGGGCGGGCCGGCTCGGCCGGCGGCCCGGCGAAGAAGGCGACCCGGACGACGACCGGCCGCACCGGCGGTCCGGCGAAGGGCGGGGCGACCGCGCCCCGGCCGCCCCTGCGCCGCAAGCCGCGGGCGCGACCCAAGCTGGCCGACCCCAACCGGCGCCTGCGCCTGGGCGCGTTCCTCGCGCTGGCCATGTTCGCCTGCATCGGCATCCGGCTGGTCACCCTGCAGATCATGCCGACCCCCGCGTACGCCGACGGCGGCATCGAGGACCGCCTGCGCAGCGTGACCCTGTTCGCCTCCCGGGGCGGCATCTACGACCGCTCGGGCGTGCCCCTGACGCACAGCGTCGAGGCCCGCTACATCTACGCCGACCCGGAGATGGTCAAGAACCCGGCCGAGGCCGCCACGAAGCTCTCGCCGCTGCTCGGGGTGGCCCGCTCCGACCTCGAGAAGCGGATGGCCAAGCGCAAGCTGCCCACCGGCGTCTGGTCGAACTTCTCGTGGCTGGCCCGCGGTGTGCCGATCGAGCAGGCCCAGCAGGTGATGGCGCTCAACATCGCCGGCATCGGCATCGGCCGCGACGAGCGCCGGGAGATCCCGGGCGCCGACCTGGCCGCCAACCTGATCGGCTTCACCGGCGAGGACATGACCGGCCTGGAAGGGCTGGAGATGCGCTACGACGACGTGCTGCGCGGCACCAACGGCAAGCACCGGTTCGAGGCCGGCAACGGCAACCTCGACACCCCGATCCCCGGCGGCTACAACGAGGTCGTACCGGCCAAGCCCGGCAGCTCGCTGACCCTGACCATCGACCGAGACCTGCAGTACGAGATCCAGCGGTCGCTCAGCGAGAACATCCGCGCCCGGAAGGGCACCGTCGGCGCGGCCGTGGTGCTCGACGTCAAGACCGGCGAGGTGCTGGCCCAGGCGAGCCAGCCGACCTACAACGCGGCCGACTGGGAGGGCTTCAAGGCCACCGACCGGGAGGACGCGGCGACCTCGTTCGTCGTCGACCCGGGCTCGGTGCACAAGGCGATCATCTTCGGCGCGGGCCTCGAGGAAGGGGTGATCACGCCGAAGACGGTCTGGCGGATCCCCTCGACGATCCGCAAGGCCGACGTGACCTACGCCGACACGCACCCGGCCAACAACGCGAAGATGTCGATGGCCGGCGCGCTGGCGTACTCGTCGAACGTCACGACCATCAAGATCGCGGACCAGCTCGGTGCGCAGAAGGTCTACGACTACCAGCTCAAGTTCGGCCTCGGTAAGCCGACGGGAGAGGGGATGCCGGGTGAGGCGAGCGGGCGCGTGCTGCCGCCGGACGAGTGGAACGGCTCCTCGCCGGGCTCGATCCCGATCGGGCACAGCGTCGACGTGACCCCGCTGCAGATGGCGGCCGTCTACGCCGCGATCGCCAACGACGGCGCCTGGATCCAGCCGCACCTGATCAAGGAGACCGTCACGGGGGACGGGCGGCACGTGGCCCCGACGGCCCCGGAGACCCGGCAGGTGCTCAGCCCCAAGCACGCGGCCGAGCTCCGCACGCTGATGGAGGCGGTGACCACGATCCCGGACGCGACCGGTGTGTCCGGCCGGATCAAGGGTTACCGGGTGGCCGGCAAGACGGGCACCGGCAAGCGCGTGGTCGACGGACAGTACGCGCCTGGCGACGTGGCGTCGTTCATCGGCATGGCGCCGGCCGAGGCGCCCCGCTACGTGGTCGCGGTGTTCGCCTACACCCCGGGCGGGGGTGGCGGCGACGTCGCGGGGCCGGCGTTCCGCGAGATGATGCAGTACACGCTGCAGCACTACCGCGTGCCGCCGAGCACCAAGGCCGCGCCGAAGTACACGGCCTTTCCGTAG
- a CDS encoding NlpC/P60 family protein, with product MLELRSRRSGRSAARAGRIAATTAAACLCAGQLIATPPASAAGAAAPRPAISASNSRPSLPWGSSATLRITIKNPKTGKPAGAGTVVALEQWSASSRTWKARGTKRLYGNGYNWFSVKPLSTTSYRIVFKGGGGYARYWTPTMRVTVKPSGAKVLAEAKRHVGRPYRYGASGPSAFDCSGYTMYVYRKAAGKKLPHKANSQQRYGRSVSKSAARPGDLIIVRSGSYGTHAGVYAGGGYMYDAPHPGTRVGKHKIWTRSYVVRRIV from the coding sequence GTGCTCGAACTTCGTTCACGCCGGTCGGGGCGGTCCGCCGCCCGGGCCGGCAGGATCGCCGCGACCACCGCCGCCGCCTGCCTGTGCGCCGGCCAACTGATCGCGACGCCGCCGGCTTCGGCCGCCGGCGCGGCCGCTCCCCGGCCGGCGATCTCCGCAAGCAACAGCCGGCCGTCGCTTCCGTGGGGCAGCAGCGCCACGTTGCGGATCACAATCAAGAATCCGAAGACCGGGAAACCGGCCGGCGCGGGGACGGTGGTGGCACTCGAGCAGTGGTCCGCCTCCTCGCGGACCTGGAAGGCTCGGGGCACCAAGCGGTTGTACGGCAACGGCTACAACTGGTTCTCCGTCAAGCCGCTGTCCACCACCTCGTACCGCATCGTCTTCAAGGGTGGTGGCGGCTACGCCCGCTACTGGACGCCGACCATGCGCGTCACCGTCAAGCCCAGCGGCGCCAAGGTGCTCGCCGAGGCGAAGCGGCACGTCGGGCGGCCGTACCGCTACGGCGCCTCGGGGCCGTCGGCGTTCGACTGCTCCGGCTACACGATGTACGTCTACCGCAAGGCCGCCGGCAAGAAGCTGCCGCACAAGGCGAACAGCCAGCAGCGGTACGGCCGGTCGGTGTCGAAGTCGGCCGCCCGCCCGGGCGACCTGATCATCGTCCGCAGCGGCTCGTACGGCACGCACGCCGGTGTCTACGCCGGCGGCGGCTACATGTACGACGCGCCGCATCCGGGCACCCGGGTCGGCAAGCACAAGATCTGGACGCGCAGCTACGTGGTGCGCCGGATCGTCTGA
- a CDS encoding VTT domain-containing protein produces MALPAGLRRRWHRHPVLRFALLVALLGSFGLLLLLAPPDLQAIPDAVDRLGPFAPLAAVGVGAALLIVLVPRTLITVAWGALFGPLGGAGYTLAAALLAALLGFGVGRWLGRDFVAERVRGRLARLDGWFSRQSLFGVITVRLLPIGGFGLVSYGYGTTGARLLPYLAGSVIASAPSAFGYAAIGSAVVSPGSINWFAVAPATFGLFATAIILWRWRRSARPPTRTRPDR; encoded by the coding sequence CTGGCGCTGCCCGCGGGCCTGCGCCGCCGCTGGCACCGCCACCCGGTGCTCCGGTTCGCGCTCCTGGTCGCGCTGCTCGGCAGCTTCGGCCTGCTGCTGCTGCTCGCCCCGCCGGACCTGCAGGCCATCCCCGATGCCGTCGACCGGCTCGGCCCGTTCGCTCCGCTCGCCGCCGTCGGGGTCGGCGCGGCGCTGCTGATCGTGCTGGTGCCCCGCACCCTGATCACCGTCGCCTGGGGCGCCCTGTTCGGCCCGCTGGGCGGCGCCGGCTACACGCTGGCGGCCGCGCTCCTGGCGGCCCTGCTGGGCTTCGGGGTGGGCCGCTGGCTGGGCCGCGACTTCGTCGCCGAACGCGTCCGCGGCCGCCTCGCCCGCCTCGACGGCTGGTTCTCCCGCCAGTCCCTGTTCGGCGTGATCACCGTCCGCCTCCTGCCTATCGGCGGCTTCGGCCTGGTCAGCTACGGCTACGGCACCACCGGCGCCCGCCTGCTCCCCTACCTGGCCGGCAGCGTCATCGCCTCGGCCCCGTCCGCTTTCGGCTACGCCGCCATCGGCTCGGCGGTGGTCTCCCCGGGCTCGATCAACTGGTTCGCCGTGGCCCCGGCCACCTTCGGCCTCTTCGCCACCGCCATCATCCTGTGGCGCTGGCGCCGCTCCGCGCGGCCTCCCACGCGAACCCGTCCGGATCGCTGA
- the rsmH gene encoding 16S rRNA (cytosine(1402)-N(4))-methyltransferase RsmH: MQEPRGTHVPVLLERTLELLAPALRRPARQGPRVHVDATLGLGGHAEAILTAHPDVVLVGLDRDTEALAASRQRLARFDDRVRLVHAVYDELPAVLDDLGIPAVDGVLMDLGVSSLQLDVPDRGFSYAQDAPLDMRMDQTRGATAESVVNTYSAGDLTRVLRVYGEERFASRIAAAIVRERARQPITSSARLAELVRDSIPAPARRTGGNPAKRTFQALRIEVNGELETLERAVPAALDSLALGGRIVVLSYHSLEDRITKRAMAERARSSAPIDLPVELPGTGPTLRLVARGEPATDDEVAQNPRAASVRLRAAERIDPDAVARDRPRRVKALHQPAARTAGRTGGGDRRQPAVESHEDDEHEGEGT; the protein is encoded by the coding sequence ATGCAGGAGCCACGCGGCACCCACGTGCCGGTGCTGCTCGAGCGGACGCTCGAGCTGCTCGCTCCGGCTTTGCGCCGTCCCGCCCGGCAGGGCCCGCGCGTCCACGTCGACGCCACCCTCGGTCTCGGTGGTCACGCCGAGGCGATCCTCACCGCGCATCCCGACGTCGTGCTGGTCGGGCTCGACCGTGACACCGAGGCGCTGGCGGCGTCCCGGCAGCGGCTGGCCCGGTTCGACGACCGCGTCCGCCTGGTCCACGCCGTCTACGACGAGCTGCCCGCGGTCCTCGACGACCTGGGCATCCCGGCGGTCGACGGCGTGCTGATGGACCTCGGCGTCTCCTCCCTGCAGCTCGACGTGCCGGACCGGGGCTTCTCGTACGCCCAGGACGCGCCGCTGGACATGCGGATGGACCAGACGCGGGGCGCCACGGCCGAGTCCGTCGTCAACACCTACAGCGCCGGGGACCTCACGCGGGTGCTGCGGGTCTACGGCGAGGAGCGGTTCGCGAGCCGGATCGCGGCGGCGATCGTGCGGGAACGGGCCCGGCAGCCGATCACCTCGTCGGCGCGGCTGGCCGAGCTGGTCCGGGACAGCATCCCGGCGCCCGCGCGGCGCACCGGCGGCAACCCGGCCAAGCGTACCTTCCAGGCACTGCGGATCGAGGTCAACGGGGAGCTCGAGACGCTCGAGCGGGCGGTGCCGGCGGCGCTGGACTCGCTCGCCCTGGGCGGCCGGATCGTGGTGCTGTCCTACCACTCGCTGGAGGACCGGATCACGAAGCGGGCCATGGCGGAACGGGCCCGTTCGTCCGCGCCGATCGACCTGCCGGTCGAGCTGCCCGGCACCGGGCCGACCCTGCGCCTGGTCGCCCGGGGCGAACCCGCCACCGACGACGAGGTGGCGCAGAACCCGCGGGCCGCGTCGGTGCGGCTGCGGGCGGCGGAACGGATCGACCCCGACGCGGTCGCACGCGACCGGCCGCGCCGGGTGAAGGCACTGCACCAACCCGCCGCGCGAACGGCGGGCCGGACCGGAGGCGGCGACCGCCGCCAGCCGGCCGTGGAGTCCCACGAGGACGACGAGCACGAGGGGGAGGGAACATGA
- a CDS encoding glyoxalase yields the protein MTSIEFITIEVADTAAADRFYDAAFGLGSRVRTRVSDAATSGFRGFTMSLIVSQPATVDGFVDSAVATGAKVVKAAEKSLWGYGAVVQAPDGTIWTIASSSKKNSGPATREVEAVVLQLGCEDVGASKRFYAERGLTVSKSFGGRYVEFDSGPVKLTLNKRKALAKNAGVAAEGSGAHRIVIGGDAGAFSDPDGFAWEAARSGASATG from the coding sequence ATGACTTCCATCGAGTTCATCACCATCGAGGTGGCCGACACCGCGGCCGCCGATCGGTTCTACGACGCGGCCTTCGGGCTTGGCAGCCGGGTGCGGACGCGGGTCTCGGACGCGGCAACCAGCGGGTTTCGGGGGTTCACCATGTCCCTGATCGTTTCGCAGCCCGCGACCGTGGACGGGTTCGTCGACAGTGCTGTCGCGACCGGCGCCAAGGTGGTCAAGGCGGCCGAGAAGTCGCTCTGGGGTTATGGGGCGGTCGTGCAGGCGCCGGACGGCACGATCTGGACGATCGCGTCCTCGTCGAAGAAGAACAGCGGGCCGGCCACCCGCGAGGTGGAGGCGGTCGTGCTTCAGCTCGGGTGCGAGGACGTGGGCGCCAGCAAGCGGTTCTATGCCGAGCGCGGGCTGACCGTTTCCAAGAGCTTCGGTGGGCGGTACGTCGAGTTCGACAGTGGGCCGGTGAAGCTGACGCTCAACAAGCGCAAGGCGCTCGCGAAGAACGCGGGTGTCGCGGCCGAGGGCAGTGGGGCGCATCGGATCGTGATCGGCGGGGACGCCGGGGCGTTCAGCGATCCGGACGGGTTCGCGTGGGAGGCCGCGCGGAGCGGCGCCAGCGCCACAGGATGA
- the mraZ gene encoding division/cell wall cluster transcriptional repressor MraZ: MFLGTHTPRLDEKGRLILPAKFRDELAGGVVITKGQERCLYVFPTPEFQRIAGQLREQPMTHKAARAYSRVFFASAHDEVPDKQGRVTIPAHLREYAGLSRELVVIGASTRVEIWDKQAWDTYLAESEDDFADIEEGVLPGGL; the protein is encoded by the coding sequence ATGTTTCTCGGCACGCATACCCCCCGCCTGGACGAAAAGGGCCGGTTGATCCTGCCGGCGAAGTTCCGGGACGAGCTGGCGGGAGGTGTCGTGATCACCAAAGGGCAGGAGCGCTGTCTCTACGTCTTCCCGACGCCCGAGTTCCAGCGGATCGCGGGTCAGTTGCGCGAGCAGCCGATGACCCACAAGGCCGCACGGGCCTACAGCCGGGTCTTCTTCGCCAGCGCGCACGACGAGGTGCCCGACAAGCAAGGTCGGGTCACCATCCCGGCACACCTGCGGGAATACGCGGGTCTGTCCCGAGAGCTGGTCGTGATCGGCGCCAGCACCCGGGTGGAGATCTGGGACAAGCAGGCCTGGGACACCTACCTCGCGGAAAGCGAAGACGACTTCGCCGACATCGAAGAGGGGGTGCTGCCGGGCGGACTGTAG
- a CDS encoding MurT ligase domain-containing protein translates to MPLRAKVASSVSRTAAALSRAAGRGDGSVIGGWIGLKIDPELLAHLAAGRKVALVSGTNGKTTTTKLTVAALEGLGRVATNAFGANMPTGHTSALAKAGATPFAVLEVDEHYLARVLDETQPRAVALLNLSRDQLDRAKEVAMMAQMWRTALAAHPGVHIIANADDPMVTWAALGSPAVTWFSAGQRWHDDSWVCPECGGAIERAHGDWRCSNCPLRRPKPDWVVEDDGVVDPTGAWHQVRLQLPGTVNIGNAATALAVAAQFGVRPADAVKRLGAVTSVAGRYAQVERDGRLIRLLLAKNPASWLEAFDMAEAAPTLLSINARDPDGLDTSWLFDVDFSPLRDGRQVLITGDRAYDLAVRLQVNGVPFAHVTSFADAIAAVPPGRLEVIANYTAFQDIRAELDRVN, encoded by the coding sequence ATGCCCCTGCGGGCAAAGGTGGCCAGCTCGGTGTCGCGCACCGCGGCGGCGCTGTCCCGCGCCGCCGGCCGCGGCGACGGGTCGGTGATCGGCGGCTGGATCGGCCTCAAGATCGACCCGGAACTGCTCGCCCATCTGGCCGCCGGCCGCAAGGTCGCGCTGGTGTCGGGCACCAACGGCAAGACCACGACCACCAAGCTCACCGTGGCCGCCCTCGAAGGGCTCGGCCGGGTCGCCACCAACGCGTTCGGCGCCAACATGCCGACCGGGCACACCTCCGCCCTGGCCAAGGCCGGCGCCACGCCGTTCGCGGTGCTCGAGGTCGACGAGCACTACCTGGCCCGCGTCCTGGACGAGACCCAGCCGCGCGCGGTGGCCCTGCTCAACCTCTCCCGCGACCAGCTCGACCGGGCGAAGGAGGTGGCGATGATGGCGCAGATGTGGCGGACGGCGCTGGCCGCGCACCCCGGCGTCCACATCATCGCCAACGCCGACGACCCCATGGTCACCTGGGCCGCGCTCGGCTCACCGGCGGTGACCTGGTTCAGCGCGGGCCAGCGCTGGCACGACGACTCCTGGGTGTGCCCCGAGTGCGGCGGCGCCATCGAGCGGGCCCACGGCGACTGGCGCTGCAGCAACTGCCCGCTGCGCCGGCCCAAGCCCGACTGGGTGGTCGAGGACGACGGCGTGGTCGACCCGACCGGCGCCTGGCACCAGGTGCGGCTCCAGCTGCCCGGCACGGTCAACATCGGCAACGCGGCCACCGCGCTCGCCGTCGCCGCCCAGTTCGGCGTGCGGCCCGCCGACGCGGTCAAGCGGCTCGGCGCGGTCACCTCGGTCGCCGGCCGCTACGCCCAGGTCGAGCGCGACGGCCGGCTGATCCGGCTGCTGCTGGCCAAGAACCCGGCCAGCTGGCTCGAGGCGTTCGACATGGCCGAGGCCGCGCCGACGCTGCTCTCGATCAACGCGCGGGACCCCGACGGGCTCGACACGTCGTGGCTGTTCGACGTCGACTTCTCGCCGCTGCGCGACGGGCGCCAGGTGCTGATCACCGGCGACCGGGCGTACGACCTGGCGGTCCGCCTCCAGGTCAACGGCGTGCCGTTCGCGCACGTCACCTCGTTCGCCGACGCCATCGCCGCCGTGCCGCCCGGCCGGCTCGAAGTGATCGCCAACTACACCGCCTTCCAGGACATCCGAGCGGAGCTGGACCGTGTCAACTGA